The following proteins are co-located in the Leptospira weilii genome:
- a CDS encoding LCP family protein: MTDRFSGLEWNRGVGLESKDTFKKTSGWPLYIVAGILLFSALIFLIGRFNRTGLEEKIATGKPIYFLFHAVGDSEEYEFGLLAVLFPSNNRCALYFIHPITSFDDPDDSLDLLKSNAKSSVKSAITDLIDAKLHYTISLSASNWIRIVDLLGGLSVYTDNKTVRNSSQYNREAGVYTMSGADVYDYTSQMDKKETLDFLERISRQESVVLTLYETLFQRKEFLTTPLLVFAHGLIESDLSKEDFVSLVKFVNSRRIQFGISELPGEPANDPKTKKLYLKTDIARARVAFRKFLKDMNSDVFVDAEFARTEVLNGTEVSGLAKDVRGILSDKRIKVLAADNAWKKGFPKTVVIDRSGNTAIMDRISTVLEKAEVHHVLRKDLGLDATVVVGSDYEPRK; this comes from the coding sequence TTGACAGACAGGTTTTCCGGTTTGGAATGGAATCGGGGCGTAGGTTTGGAGTCGAAAGATACTTTTAAAAAAACATCGGGTTGGCCGCTTTATATCGTGGCGGGGATTTTGCTGTTTTCAGCTCTCATTTTTCTGATCGGCAGGTTCAATCGGACCGGACTGGAAGAAAAAATAGCAACCGGTAAACCGATTTACTTTTTATTTCATGCTGTCGGAGATTCGGAGGAATACGAGTTCGGTCTTTTAGCCGTTCTCTTTCCGTCTAACAACCGTTGTGCGTTATACTTCATTCATCCGATCACTTCTTTTGACGATCCGGACGATTCTTTGGATCTTCTCAAATCAAACGCTAAATCTTCAGTCAAAAGTGCGATCACCGATTTGATCGACGCCAAACTTCATTATACGATTTCCCTTTCCGCTTCCAATTGGATTCGTATCGTGGACCTTCTCGGCGGTTTAAGCGTTTATACGGATAACAAAACGGTTCGTAATTCCTCGCAATACAATCGGGAGGCCGGCGTTTATACGATGTCCGGCGCCGACGTTTACGACTACACGAGTCAGATGGACAAAAAAGAAACCTTGGATTTCTTGGAAAGGATTTCTCGCCAAGAGAGTGTGGTTCTTACTCTTTACGAAACTCTTTTTCAAAGAAAAGAATTTCTAACGACTCCTCTTTTGGTATTCGCACACGGTTTGATCGAATCCGATCTTTCTAAAGAAGATTTCGTAAGCCTCGTTAAGTTTGTCAATTCTAGAAGAATTCAGTTCGGAATTTCGGAGCTTCCGGGAGAGCCTGCAAACGATCCGAAGACGAAAAAACTCTATTTAAAAACGGATATCGCAAGAGCTAGAGTCGCTTTTCGTAAATTTCTCAAGGATATGAACTCGGATGTTTTTGTAGATGCAGAGTTTGCCAGAACGGAAGTTCTCAACGGAACCGAAGTTTCCGGTCTTGCAAAGGATGTTCGTGGAATTCTTTCCGATAAGAGAATCAAAGTGCTTGCGGCGGATAACGCTTGGAAAAAAGGTTTCCCGAAAACCGTAGTGATTGATCGCTCCGGCAATACCGCGATCATGGATCGGATTTCAACCGTTTTAGAAAAAGCCGAAGTGCATCATGTACTAAGAAAGGATTTGGGTTTGGATGCGACCGTCGTCGTCGGTTCCGATTACGAACCGAGAAAATAG
- a CDS encoding type II toxin-antitoxin system RelE/ParE family toxin yields MKLLPVRIKPGAEQDIVQAVDYYNRKKENLGFEFVLEIDSVFDRASRFPEIGPFVYKDFRQLLTRRFPFRIFYKTSKNHIDVYAVLHQSREFRKLLQSPT; encoded by the coding sequence GTGAAACTTCTCCCTGTTCGAATCAAGCCGGGTGCCGAGCAGGACATTGTTCAAGCGGTAGATTACTACAATCGCAAAAAAGAAAATCTTGGTTTTGAATTCGTTTTAGAAATTGATTCCGTTTTTGATAGGGCCAGTCGTTTTCCTGAAATCGGTCCGTTTGTTTACAAGGATTTTAGACAACTGTTGACTCGTCGTTTTCCTTTTAGAATTTTTTACAAAACCTCAAAAAATCATATCGATGTGTATGCGGTTTTACATCAAAGCCGTGAATTTAGGAAGCTACTTCAATCGCCTACTTGA
- a CDS encoding MBOAT family O-acyltransferase, whose amino-acid sequence MIFNSAVFIYFFLVVLAVCYFFAVGKTSRNIQNFFLLVVSYIFYGWWDWIFLILIISVSVSNFYIALLIEQKESSKTRGRLLFLAVLIDMGMLCFFKYYNFFIDNLNVAVKTSAGLFSVENPTLFQDSVFLQIILPVGISFFTFQTLSYVIDVYYRKLKAETNLIDFSLFVCFFPQLVAGPIERAGDLLPQIKKDRKIDLDLFYKGCLLILVGYYMKTYVADNLAELVDLVLLKNSSVYKSNPELAGGHSAIHTVLALCAFIFQIYCDFAGYSYIARGSAFLLGFHLSENFITPEFSVNFRELFRRWHVTLNRWFTDYVYIPLGGSKVSKLYNYRNLFVIFGLSGVWHGASWNFVFWGLCCGLYIVLYMIFREPFDKFKFTLKSKFPFLNHSFFRKGFFFWSCFITFFMFAMTSIFFRSYDGNHVKILFMNIIENFFVLKGLNDQISVSNYFTEILKIVGPLLIWDYFHYKNNSAFFIFDKPVIIRIVTYLFFFYCIVLKGVFGKNVIYFAF is encoded by the coding sequence ATGATTTTTAATTCAGCGGTTTTTATTTACTTTTTTCTAGTCGTATTGGCGGTTTGTTATTTTTTTGCCGTTGGAAAAACTTCTAGAAACATTCAAAACTTCTTTTTGTTGGTCGTATCTTATATCTTTTACGGTTGGTGGGACTGGATCTTTTTGATTCTGATTATTTCCGTTTCCGTTTCCAATTTTTACATCGCTCTTTTGATCGAACAAAAGGAATCCTCCAAGACCAGGGGGCGGCTTTTGTTTTTGGCGGTTCTCATCGACATGGGAATGCTCTGTTTTTTCAAATATTATAATTTTTTTATAGATAATTTAAACGTTGCAGTCAAAACTTCCGCCGGACTTTTCAGCGTGGAGAATCCGACTCTTTTTCAAGATTCTGTTTTTCTTCAGATCATTCTTCCCGTAGGGATCAGCTTTTTTACGTTTCAGACTCTTTCTTACGTGATCGACGTCTATTATCGCAAACTCAAAGCGGAGACAAACTTAATCGACTTTTCACTTTTTGTTTGTTTTTTTCCTCAATTGGTCGCGGGGCCGATCGAAAGGGCTGGAGACCTTCTTCCTCAGATCAAAAAAGACAGAAAGATCGATCTCGATCTTTTTTACAAGGGTTGTCTTTTGATTCTTGTAGGCTATTACATGAAAACCTACGTTGCGGACAATCTGGCGGAACTTGTGGATCTGGTTTTGTTGAAAAATTCTTCCGTATATAAATCCAATCCGGAGCTTGCGGGGGGACATTCCGCGATTCATACCGTTCTTGCTTTGTGTGCGTTTATCTTTCAGATTTATTGCGACTTTGCGGGATATTCCTACATTGCCAGGGGTTCCGCGTTTCTTTTAGGTTTCCATCTGAGCGAGAATTTTATCACTCCGGAATTCAGTGTAAACTTTAGAGAGCTTTTCCGAAGATGGCACGTTACCCTCAATCGATGGTTTACGGATTACGTATACATTCCGTTAGGCGGGAGTAAGGTGAGCAAACTTTACAACTATAGAAATTTGTTCGTCATTTTCGGTCTTTCGGGCGTCTGGCACGGAGCAAGTTGGAATTTTGTGTTCTGGGGGCTTTGTTGCGGGCTTTATATCGTACTTTATATGATATTCCGCGAGCCTTTCGATAAGTTCAAGTTTACGCTCAAATCCAAGTTTCCTTTTTTGAATCACTCGTTCTTCAGGAAAGGATTTTTCTTTTGGTCCTGTTTTATTACGTTCTTCATGTTTGCGATGACTTCCATATTCTTTAGAAGTTACGACGGAAATCATGTGAAGATTCTTTTTATGAATATCATAGAAAATTTTTTCGTACTTAAGGGTTTAAACGATCAGATCAGCGTCTCTAACTACTTTACGGAAATCTTAAAGATTGTGGGGCCTCTTTTGATCTGGGATTATTTTCATTATAAGAATAATTCTGCGTTTTTTATTTTCGATAAACCCGTAATTATTCGAATTGTTACGTATCTTTTTTTCTTTTACTGTATAGTTTTAAAGGGTGTATTCGGCAAAAATGTCATTTATTTCGCTTTTTAA
- the rsfS gene encoding ribosome silencing factor — translation MNPAPKQSPTTKEVLQVIYDIMADKKCEEISVLNLESVNSYLSFFVICTVNSAVQANAVAREIRKTLKEYKLTHKEADKTGASATSGWTLLDFGEIIIHIMTPEKREYYNLDRLWRDAKRMEL, via the coding sequence ATGAATCCTGCTCCGAAACAAAGCCCGACTACTAAAGAAGTTCTTCAAGTCATCTACGATATTATGGCGGATAAAAAATGTGAAGAGATCAGCGTCTTAAATTTAGAAAGCGTCAATAGTTATTTGAGTTTTTTCGTAATTTGCACCGTCAATTCTGCGGTTCAAGCGAATGCGGTCGCAAGAGAAATCAGAAAGACATTAAAAGAATATAAATTAACTCATAAAGAAGCGGATAAAACGGGAGCTTCCGCGACTTCGGGTTGGACGCTTTTGGACTTTGGAGAAATCATCATTCACATTATGACTCCGGAAAAAAGAGAATATTATAATTTAGACAGACTCTGGCGAGACGCCAAAAGAATGGAACTCTAA
- a CDS encoding long-chain fatty acid--CoA ligase — MKSTMMNYQLTVPAILRRASEIHPEKEIVTKMNDESVHRYTYGEFSSRVKKLIDSLQKLGIRPGDRIATFGMNHYRHLEVYFAAPSMGAVLHTLNVRLFPEQLVFIVNDAEDSVIFVDKSLGGILLDLLSQFKKKPQLIVMDDLETTESAVLPDAIDYETFLENGSKEVALPELDENQAAGMCYTSGTTGNPKGVVYSHRSVYLHSMSICMSDSLGICEKETVLPVVPMFHANAWGIPFACVMTGAVLVFPGKHLLGHGLASLLEQEKVSIAAGVPTIWNVLYQHLKKNSYDLGKLHTMIVGGSAAPQSMIEGFKNDFGIQILHAWGMTELSPVGTVCRLRTTMNDRKESEKMQLLAKQGPAVAGVELKGIDDQGKDIPKDGKTPGELIVRGPWITASYYGNPSRESFTEDGWFRTGDVITIDEHGYIQITDRKKDLIKTRGEWISSVEMESYVLKAPGVLEAAVVAKPDEIRGEVPVVFVVAKEGEKVDKKSVLEILKENFANWQLPHSDDIRLIEAIPKTSVGKFDKKVLRSGMNSGKY; from the coding sequence GTGAAATCTACGATGATGAATTATCAATTGACCGTTCCCGCTATTTTACGTAGAGCTTCCGAAATACATCCCGAAAAAGAAATCGTGACGAAGATGAACGACGAATCCGTACATCGTTACACGTACGGAGAGTTTTCGTCACGAGTAAAGAAGCTGATCGATTCTTTGCAAAAACTTGGAATTCGTCCCGGCGATCGAATCGCTACTTTCGGAATGAATCACTATAGACACCTCGAAGTTTACTTTGCGGCGCCTTCGATGGGCGCTGTTCTGCATACTTTAAACGTACGACTTTTTCCGGAACAGCTCGTATTCATCGTCAACGACGCGGAAGACTCCGTGATCTTTGTGGATAAAAGCCTGGGCGGAATTCTTCTCGACTTACTTTCTCAGTTTAAAAAGAAGCCTCAACTCATCGTCATGGACGATCTCGAAACGACAGAATCAGCAGTTCTTCCGGACGCGATCGATTACGAAACGTTCCTCGAAAACGGAAGTAAGGAAGTCGCCTTGCCGGAGTTAGATGAAAATCAGGCCGCCGGGATGTGTTATACTTCGGGAACGACAGGAAATCCGAAAGGAGTCGTTTACAGTCATCGTTCCGTCTACCTACACAGTATGTCCATCTGTATGTCGGACAGTCTGGGTATTTGCGAAAAGGAAACGGTTCTTCCCGTGGTTCCTATGTTCCACGCGAACGCATGGGGAATCCCTTTTGCCTGCGTGATGACTGGCGCGGTTCTTGTATTTCCCGGAAAACATCTGTTAGGTCACGGACTTGCTTCCCTATTGGAACAAGAAAAAGTGAGTATCGCCGCCGGAGTCCCCACGATTTGGAACGTCTTGTATCAACATCTCAAAAAAAATTCCTACGACCTCGGCAAATTGCACACCATGATCGTCGGAGGTTCTGCAGCGCCTCAATCCATGATCGAGGGATTCAAGAATGATTTCGGAATTCAGATCCTTCACGCGTGGGGAATGACCGAGTTATCCCCCGTCGGAACGGTATGCAGACTCAGGACCACGATGAACGATCGAAAAGAATCAGAAAAAATGCAACTTCTTGCAAAACAAGGTCCGGCGGTTGCGGGAGTGGAACTCAAGGGAATTGACGACCAAGGAAAAGACATTCCCAAAGACGGTAAAACTCCGGGAGAATTGATCGTGAGAGGACCTTGGATCACGGCTTCCTATTACGGAAACCCGAGCAGGGAATCTTTCACGGAAGACGGATGGTTTCGAACCGGAGACGTAATTACGATCGACGAACACGGTTATATTCAAATCACGGATCGCAAAAAAGATCTGATCAAAACGAGAGGAGAATGGATTTCTAGCGTCGAAATGGAAAGTTACGTGTTGAAAGCCCCGGGAGTTTTAGAGGCGGCCGTTGTGGCCAAACCCGACGAGATTCGAGGAGAGGTTCCCGTAGTCTTCGTGGTAGCAAAGGAAGGGGAAAAAGTAGATAAGAAATCGGTTCTGGAAATTCTCAAAGAAAACTTTGCGAACTGGCAATTGCCTCACAGTGACGATATCAGATTGATCGAAGCGATTCCAAAAACGAGCGTGGGCAAGTTCGACAAAAAGGTACTTCGATCCGGAATGAACTCGGGTAAATATTAG